DNA sequence from the Pedobacter schmidteae genome:
CCAGTAAACCGAGTCCAATTATTCCAATAGAAAATATCAGTTTGGCAAGGTACCCGGAATGCGGAAAGGAATGAACAAGCGGTTCTAACGCTTTTGCAGCATCGGCAGCATTTTTAATGTCGTGAACGCCATTTTGATGCAAAACTGTGGCTGCTACCAAAAGAATGCACCAGGTTGTAAATTCTGAAATAATCATGCCAGCCGTATTGTCTTTTCGCATCGCGTGAATCTCAGTCCAGCCGACAGAGAGCTTACCATTTTTTATAAAACCATTTTCGCGATCTTCTTCGACTTCCTGGGACGCTTCCCAAAAAAACATGTAAGGTGTTATGGTCGTACCAAATACCCCAGTGATGATAAATAGAAACGCAAAGTTGAATTCTATGTGAGGGGTAATTGTAGCTTTAATTACAGTAACCCATGGCTGATCTATCATGAAAACAGTAACAGGATAAGCCATTAATGCTAAAGCAAGCCATTTTAGTAAACGCGAATAGACCCGATAGCTGGTAAAAATTTCCAGCAAAAGAATGGTTGTAGTAAATAGAAGTGTAAGGGCAATAAAGGGGAGTGGTATAATGAGTTGAGCGGCTGCGGCCATAGCACCAATGTCTGCTCCAATATTTATAGTATTAGCGACCACTACTAGTCCGACGACAAAATACAGTACCGGACGGCTATAATTCTCTTTTACAACAGCAGTAATTCCTTTACCTGTAACCAAACCAATGCGTGCGCAAGACTCCTGGACAGCTGTCATAAAAGGAAGCATGTACAATGCCGTCCATAACTGTCCGTAACCAAATTGGGCTCCGGTTTGAGCATAAGTAGCTATTCCTGAAGGGTCATCATCTGCTGCACCGGTTGTTAATCCCGGACCAAGTAAACTTAGCCATTTCCATTTTTTCTTGTTTTTGATGTTACGTTTTTTTTGGGGCATACAATCAATTCAAACAGGTGTGTTATCTATTTTAGATAGAAATAGGTTGAAATCTGCGACGAGTTCATAATTTCAAAAATTCAAATAGCTTATAAATCAATATAGATGGCCAGAAAACAGCCTTAAATATACCGAGCACCCCTAACCAAAAACTTGTGGCATGTTGTATAAAATAAATGAGTGCTCCGATAAATGCGAGACCATAAATAGCTGAGGATTGCGCAGGTATTTTTCCTGAGATGTTACTTTTCATGTCTTTTTGTTATTTGTAAGATCTTGGAGTTTTAAGACCAATCATCCAAAATGTTTATTGTTCGTTTTGCTATTTCTTCTAATGCTTCATTCGTTAAAAATGCCTGATGAGGACTAATAAGTACATTTGAATAGCTCATAAGTTCAGAAAGGATGGCATCTCTAATCCCATCAACTTCATGATCTTCGAAAAACAATCCCTTTTCATATTCATAAACATCAAGGCCTAAATAGCCAATTTTTCCACTTTTTAATGCACTTAAGGCAGCAGTAGTTTTAATAATATCTCCACGGGCTGTATTGATGATCATTACACCGTCTTTCATTTTCAAAAGACTTTTCTCATTGATGAGGTGTTTTGTTTCTGGGGTAAGTGGGGTATGGATTGAGATAATATCTGATTTTTGATAAAGTGTATCCAGATCAACAAATTCAACATCCTTTATATTTTTTTGTTGAATATCGTAGCCTAATATCTTACACCCTAATCCCTGAAATATTAAGGCTGTAGCTGTTCCAATATGTCCAAGTCCAATCAATCCAACTGTTTTTCCGTAGAAATTAAAACCGGTTAAGTGATCAAGGGAAAAGTTAAACTCACGGCATTGTCGGTCTGCAAGGATTAAATGACGACTTAAGGCAAGGGCTAATGCTACTGTATGTTCAGCAATCGCTTGTGGAGAATAAACAGGTATATTGGCTACCTGAATTTTATTTTTTCTTGCTGTTTCCTGGTCAATGTGATCTGTACCGACAGATCGGGTAACAATATATTTTACACCCAGAGCCGATAGTTTGAGCATAACTGATGCCGTGACTTCATCACTGGTAAAGACAGCGACAGCATCCATTTCTTTTGCGTCAGCTACAGTCTGTATATTTAATGCCTTGGAAACGAAAGTGAGGTCATGTTTTTTTTCATTTGCTTTTATTAACAGATTCTTTTCTGCCAATTTCGTGCTGTAAAAAATTACTTTCATGTCTTTGTAATTTTAGGCGGTTAAACTATGATTTCATGAGCGTTTGATTGATTAAAATTAGTTTATTCATTTCATCCTGATCGTGATGAAGATCACGATTATGGCTGATTTGTTACATTTTCTACAGCTATAATATCATATAAATGTTCTACATCATTTAAATGACAAAGTTCGGTTCCTTGATTCATCGTTGCTGCGGTGCCGCAAGCTACACCGTATCGTGTGGATTCCGTTATAGTTTTACCGTTGGAAAGACTATGAATGATGCCAGCAAGCATGCTGTCACCAGCGCCAACAGTACTTTGGACATTAACTTTAGGGGGAGTAAATCGCAAAGTAATGTCTTTTGTTGTAAGCATTGCACCGCTTGCTCCAAGAGAAGTAACCACTATCTCACAATGATATTTGCTTATGATTTCTTGTGAGATTTTTTCAACCTGATCGGGGCTGATTATATCTTTTCCAACCAGGGACGCCAATTCTTTTAGATTTGGCTTAATTAGGTAGGTTTCAGCTTCAATAGCGAATTTTAGAGCATCTCCGGAAGTATCAACTATAAGCTTTGCATTTTTAAGGTCAGCAATTGTGGCAATTTTTATAAATATGTCCTTAGGAATTCCCGGAGACAGACTGCCGCTAATAACTATATACTTTACATCGGGTATTTTCATTAATGCAGAAACACAATTTATACATTCTTTTTCACTGACTTGATCTCCAGGCATTCCAAAGCGGAATTGTTTATTTGTGGAAAGTTCTTTTACGACCAGGTTCTCACGGGTTAATCCGAGCGCATGTATGGGAATATTGGCTATTTTTTCATTTGTCAAAAGGTCGGTAAAGAATTTTCCGCTATAGCCTCCTTCCAGATAAATGGCAATTGCGTTTCCGCCAAGTTTTTTTATAGCTCTGGCAACGTTAATGCCACCCCCACCTGGTTCGTACGTAGGTGTGCTGCAGTGTAATTTCTTTTCCGGAATTAATAATGGGATTGTTGTACTTTTATCAATGGCCGGATTAAATGTTATGGTAACTATATTTGTCATCTGTTAAAATTTTATACCATTTTTCTTCAGTTCATTTTGTAGCTGCAGGGGTATAGGCCGGCATTCACAATGTTTTGAATGTGCTAAATGCCATGCGACTCTTTGTTGGAATGTTGCGTTTTTAGGCATTGGATTTTTATGATGCCATTCTTTATTGATTTTCATTGAAATACAATTACTACTGAGCTTTGGTATGGGTAAATTTCAGCCTTATTCCGCATAACTGGTATGATGTACAGCATGCGGATTTGTGTTTTTGGTCACTCCGTATTATGTTCTATATCATTTATTTGCCGGATAAATAATTGCAATTTTAAATAGTTTAATTGAAATTGAAATGAATGAGGTAATCCTACAATCCCTTGGCGCTGCAGAGACAGTGACAGGTTCGAAACACTTGTTAAAAACCCCGGAACTTAACATTCTAATTGACTGTGGTTTGTTTCAGGGAATTAAATCCTTGCGTGAACAGAATTGGCAATCTTTAGGCATTTCCCCTAATGAAATTGATCTGATCATTTTAACGCATGCGCATCTTGATCATTGTGGGTATATTCCATTGCTTGTGAAAAAGGGATTTAAGGGGCCGATTTATATGACACGTCCAACCGGTGAGTTAGCAGAACTTATATTGCTGGACAGTGCCAAACTTCAAGAGGAGGATGCGGAGAATGCCAATAAGCACAAATATACCAAGCACCATCCGGCCAAGCCCCTTTATACTTCTGAAGATGCAATAGCTTCTTTTAAGCACTTTAAGCCGCAGGAATGCAATGTGTTTATTCGTTTAAGTGATCACATTCATTTCCGTTTCAAAACCTGTGGCCATATATTAGGAGCCTGCTCAGTTGAATTGACCTGCTTTGAAAAAATAATTATCTTTTCCGGTGACATTGGCAGACCACATAGTGCTATTCTCCCTGCTCCTGATTATTTTACAGCGGCGGATTATGTAATTATGGAATCTACTTATGGTGATAGGTTGCATGGTGATCATAATTATTACGATGAACTGGCTGAAATGATCAATAAAACTATAGCGCAAAGAGGAAATGTGCTGATTCCCAGTTTTGCGGTAGGTAGGGCCCAGGAATTAATTTATGTGTTGAGCTTTTTAAAAGAACAAAGAATGATCCCTTTTGATCTTCCAATTATTATGGATAGTCCAATGGCTGCTAATGCAACCCGAATTTCTTTACGTTATGCCGATGACTACATGAGTATAAGCAACGAGAAGTTTATGGAAATGAATAGTCATGTTACTATTAATCAGGATTACAACAATACGCTTGGCTTTATCAAAGATAAACACAGTAAAATTGTAATCGCGGCAAGTGGTATGCTTTCCGGAGGGCGCGTTTTGGAATATTTGAAGCATTATGTTGGGGACAGCAGAAATACCGTACTTATTATTGGCTTTCAGGCAGAAGGTACCAGAGGCAGGGCGCTGATTAATAAGTCACATGAGGTTAAAATTCATGGCAAATATTATGCGGTTAATGCGAAGGTATCAGAAATAGAGGGTTTATCTGCTCATGCCGACCAGCGGGAATTGATGAACTGGATCAGGAAATTTGAAAAAAAACCAAAACAAATATTTCTTGTGCATGGAGAACCTTGTGCTCAGGAAGCCTTACGTGTTAAAATTCAGACTGAATTAGCCCTTCCAGTCAAAATTATGAAACAGAATCAGGACGTCCTGTTGTTCACTTGTGACAAATATGTTGTAACTCCTGTTTAATTAAGTTGATTGGGAAAGGATCAGTAATTGTTAATTTCAGGCAATATCAATTTTTTGTTCCAGATATACATCCTGTATGGCATGCAGGAGCATTATCCCTTCATGAAATGATTTTTGGAAAGCTTTTCTTCCGACTATAAGCCCCATACCACCTGCGCGTTTATTAATAATGGCAGTTCGTATCGATTCTTTTAGATCGTTTTTGCCTTGGGACGGGCCTCCAGAGTTGATAAGACCTGCTCTCCCCATATAGCAGTTCATTACCTGATATCGGCACAAATCTATTGGATGCGCTGTGGCCAATTTAGTGTACATTTCTTCTGTATATTTCCCATAGTTTGTGCCGTACCTGCACAGTTCTTTGTAGCCCCCGTTGATTTCTGGTAATTTTTGTTTAATGATATCTGCCTGAATCGTAACACCTAGATAATTGGCTTGTCCCGTCAGATCTGCGGCTGTGTGGTAGTCTGCCTCATCCTGAACAAAATTTTCGTTTCTCAGGTAGCACCAAAGTACTGTAGCCATACCCAATTCATGCGCCTGTTCGAAAGCTTGTGCGACAGCTATAATTTGCTGATTTGAGGCTAAGGAACCAAAAAAAATAGTAGCCCCTACCGCTGCCGCACCAGTATTCCAGGCATTTTTTACAGATGTAAACATAATCTGATCATATTTATTTGGATAGGTAAGCAACTCATTGTGGTTCAGTTTAACAATGAAAGGGATTTTATGTGCATATCTTCTCGCAACCGTTGCAAGTCCGCCTATTGTGCTGACAACGGCGTTACAACCTCCTTCAATGGCCAGTCGAACAATATTTTCGGGGTCGAAGTAAATAGGGTTGGAGCTGAATGAGGCGCCTGCGCTATGTTCAACTCCCTGATCAACTGGTAAAATGGAAAGATAGCCACTGCCGGAAAGCCTGCCTGATCGATATATGCTTTCCAGGCTGCGCAATGTTTGGATATTGCGTGAGGAATTCAAATGAACACGATCTATAAAGTCGGCTCCTGGCAAGTAAAGATTTTCTTTTGTGATGGTTTGACAACGGTGTGAAAAAAGGTGCTCTTGTTCTCCAATTAGCGTTGTTATTTCGCTGTAATTCATAATAGAAGGATTAGTGGTCGGTCCTCATTATTTCTTTGAAATGCTTGTAATGGCAAGTAAAGTTCTAAGATTAAATCCATATGGAAAATGATGGATGTCATTGAAGCTGGTGATTTCAAACATCAAATTAGATTTTGGTTCAGTGCATCTTTGATACTGTGTATGATCATTTTATAGCTATCATTATATTCTTGTTGTAAAAGAATAATGTATTACTGCCTATTGGAAACGAGCCAGGCGATCTCGCAACTGCGTTGGCATGTACAGCAAATAACCTTACCCGGACAGCGGAGGCATTGGGCAATATGCTGGTCTTGATGCGGGAAAAAGATGTTGATATAATGCCTTAGATCTTAATATTTTAAGACTTTACATGCCCTGTACTACCTCTCCTTTTTAGTAGATATTGCAAGGTTAATGTTTGTTGTTTTCTAAGGATAATCCAGTCTATTATTCCTATTGTCCATTCTATTTTTTTATCGAGTACTATACTTTTGGTATCCTGATGTAACTGGAAATTCATCGGGATTAATCTTTATCAATTACTTGATTCAATGAAACAAAAAGTATACTGTTTATTAACGCTTGCGGGTTTAGCCTGTTTGACTACCCAGTCGGCAGATGCCCAGGAGCCAGCGGTAAAGCAGCCGGCTTCGATAGCAGGGAGTACCCTTTTTCCTAAAAAAATTACGGTCGCGGTAAAAGATTTTACAAGCTCAAAATCAATAGATAGTGTGTTGGTTACGATGGGAAAAGAATCAGGATATACCAACAGTAAAGGTATAGTTGTTTTTGAAAACAACGGCGATTCTTTAATTATACTTTCAAAACCCGGATATAGCAGGGTTGGAAAGAAGATATCATCTCCCGCGGTTTCCATTCGTATGAGGAAAACGGATGAAGCCATGAATGGTTATTTTGTTGGAGCTGCATTAGCACAAAATGCGAACACTATGTTTTCCGGATCAGCCATAACAGTAACAGGAGCGGAGCTTCGTAAAGTAAGTTCACTTAGTTTGTTTGAAGGGTTGAAGTTTTATGTTCCGTCATTAACTGTGCTAAGCAACAATACGAACGGTGATAACCCAAATTCAGTACCCGAGCTTAACCTGAGGGGAGCAGGTAATTTTCCATTTATAAAAGATAATAATTATAAAACAGGTATGCAGGTGGCTCCATCTGTTGCAGATTATATTGCATCCAACATTTTGTCAAATAGCAGTCCGGTTATTTTATTGGATGGTATTCAGGTATCGGCTCAAACGATTCTCGACATTGATCTTAACCGTATAAAAAATGTGGTGGTGTTAAAAGATGCGGTTGCTACTGCAGGCTATGGTATGCGTGGTGGTAATGGCGTAATTGCGGTACAAACTAATAAACCACAGGGAAGATTTGAAATTTCTTTCTCTGAACAGGTTCAGCTGGCCAGTCCTGATCTTTCTTCCTACAAGGCGCTATCGGCAAAACAGAAATTGGACATAGAGAAAAACTCCGGGATTTTTAATGGCGTACTGGAACCTG
Encoded proteins:
- a CDS encoding class I fructose-bisphosphate aldolase; translation: MNYSEITTLIGEQEHLFSHRCQTITKENLYLPGADFIDRVHLNSSRNIQTLRSLESIYRSGRLSGSGYLSILPVDQGVEHSAGASFSSNPIYFDPENIVRLAIEGGCNAVVSTIGGLATVARRYAHKIPFIVKLNHNELLTYPNKYDQIMFTSVKNAWNTGAAAVGATIFFGSLASNQQIIAVAQAFEQAHELGMATVLWCYLRNENFVQDEADYHTAADLTGQANYLGVTIQADIIKQKLPEINGGYKELCRYGTNYGKYTEEMYTKLATAHPIDLCRYQVMNCYMGRAGLINSGGPSQGKNDLKESIRTAIINKRAGGMGLIVGRKAFQKSFHEGIMLLHAIQDVYLEQKIDIA
- a CDS encoding 1-phosphofructokinase family hexose kinase, yielding MTNIVTITFNPAIDKSTTIPLLIPEKKLHCSTPTYEPGGGGINVARAIKKLGGNAIAIYLEGGYSGKFFTDLLTNEKIANIPIHALGLTRENLVVKELSTNKQFRFGMPGDQVSEKECINCVSALMKIPDVKYIVISGSLSPGIPKDIFIKIATIADLKNAKLIVDTSGDALKFAIEAETYLIKPNLKELASLVGKDIISPDQVEKISQEIISKYHCEIVVTSLGASGAMLTTKDITLRFTPPKVNVQSTVGAGDSMLAGIIHSLSNGKTITESTRYGVACGTAATMNQGTELCHLNDVEHLYDIIAVENVTNQP
- a CDS encoding NRAMP family divalent metal transporter, producing the protein MPQKKRNIKNKKKWKWLSLLGPGLTTGAADDDPSGIATYAQTGAQFGYGQLWTALYMLPFMTAVQESCARIGLVTGKGITAVVKENYSRPVLYFVVGLVVVANTINIGADIGAMAAAAQLIIPLPFIALTLLFTTTILLLEIFTSYRVYSRLLKWLALALMAYPVTVFMIDQPWVTVIKATITPHIEFNFAFLFIITGVFGTTITPYMFFWEASQEVEEDRENGFIKNGKLSVGWTEIHAMRKDNTAGMIISEFTTWCILLVAATVLHQNGVHDIKNAADAAKALEPLVHSFPHSGYLAKLIFSIGIIGLGLLAVPVLSGSAAYAVAEAFNWKASLNLKLNKAWGFYTIIIISTLIGLILNFIGVDPVKALIYTAVMNGISAVPLLYLIIKIATNDRIMGEYKSKLLSKILLWATFLIMASAAISLLFVTYMTCSTFKISTDNIKNLLLKHY
- a CDS encoding 2-hydroxyacid dehydrogenase; translation: MKVIFYSTKLAEKNLLIKANEKKHDLTFVSKALNIQTVADAKEMDAVAVFTSDEVTASVMLKLSALGVKYIVTRSVGTDHIDQETARKNKIQVANIPVYSPQAIAEHTVALALALSRHLILADRQCREFNFSLDHLTGFNFYGKTVGLIGLGHIGTATALIFQGLGCKILGYDIQQKNIKDVEFVDLDTLYQKSDIISIHTPLTPETKHLINEKSLLKMKDGVMIINTARGDIIKTTAALSALKSGKIGYLGLDVYEYEKGLFFEDHEVDGIRDAILSELMSYSNVLISPHQAFLTNEALEEIAKRTINILDDWS
- a CDS encoding MBL fold metallo-hydrolase RNA specificity domain-containing protein is translated as MNEVILQSLGAAETVTGSKHLLKTPELNILIDCGLFQGIKSLREQNWQSLGISPNEIDLIILTHAHLDHCGYIPLLVKKGFKGPIYMTRPTGELAELILLDSAKLQEEDAENANKHKYTKHHPAKPLYTSEDAIASFKHFKPQECNVFIRLSDHIHFRFKTCGHILGACSVELTCFEKIIIFSGDIGRPHSAILPAPDYFTAADYVIMESTYGDRLHGDHNYYDELAEMINKTIAQRGNVLIPSFAVGRAQELIYVLSFLKEQRMIPFDLPIIMDSPMAANATRISLRYADDYMSISNEKFMEMNSHVTINQDYNNTLGFIKDKHSKIVIAASGMLSGGRVLEYLKHYVGDSRNTVLIIGFQAEGTRGRALINKSHEVKIHGKYYAVNAKVSEIEGLSAHADQRELMNWIRKFEKKPKQIFLVHGEPCAQEALRVKIQTELALPVKIMKQNQDVLLFTCDKYVVTPV